From Nicotiana tabacum cultivar K326 chromosome 22, ASM71507v2, whole genome shotgun sequence, one genomic window encodes:
- the LOC107793511 gene encoding protein Dr1 homolog: MEPMDIVGKSKEDASLPKATMTKIIKEMLPPDVRVARDAQDLLIECCVEFINLISSESNEVCNREGKRTIAPEHVLKALEVLGFGEYIEEVYAAYEQHKLETMDTVRSGKCNNVAEMTEEEALAEQQRMFAEARARMNGGVTGPPKQQDSEVGQQRMFAEACARMNGDVTGPTKQQDSETEQQRMFAEACVRMNGDVTGLPKQQDSEAEQQDVC; encoded by the exons ATGGAACCTATGGACATCGTTGGTAAATCAAAGGAAGATGCTTCACTTCCCAAAG CAACTATGacaaaaattattaaagaaatgtTGCCCCCAGATGTTCGTGTTGCCCGAGATGCTCAAGATCTTTTGATTGAATGTTGTGTAG AGTTCATTAATCTTATCTCCTCAGAATCGAATGAAGTTTGTAATAGAGAAGGCAAACGAACAATTGCACCAGAACATGTACTCAAGGCTTTAGAG GTTCTTGGTTTTGGGGAATATATAGAAGAAGTATATGCTGCATATGAACAACACAAGCTAGAGACCATG GACACTGTGAGATCTGGGAAATGTAATAATGTAGCCGAAATGACTGAAGAAGAAGCTTTAGCTGAGCAACAGAGAATGTTCGCCGAGGCACGTGCAAGGATGAATGGTGGTGTTACAGGCCCCCCCAAGCAGCAAGATTCAGAAGTTGGACAACAGAGGATGTTTGCTGAGGCGTGTGCAAGGATGAATGGCGATGTTACAGGCCCCACCAAGCAGCAAGATTCAGAAACTGAGCAGCAGAGGATGTTTGCTGAGGCATGTGTAAGGATGAATGGCGATGTTACAGGCCTCCCCAAGCAGCAAGATTCAGAAGCTGAGCAACAGGATGTTTGCTGA
- the LOC107793508 gene encoding protein MIZU-KUSSEI 1-like, whose translation MKTIMVRNFHDLSSKKQLNWTTKVSNEEQQVAAEDPFLKATSYTNNTEDVKAENIKLSPLKYPQVSTSKSSSLNTILEDKTEDKKLIQESVTATSASAPTGRKAVARLKSVLTSLGRNKGYFQQGLGTKVVGTLFGHKKGHVHFAFQKDPNSKPAFLVELATPISGLVHEMASGLVRIALECDKEEEEKKSTRLIDEILWRTYCNGKKCGFATRRECGTKELQILKAVEPISMGAGVLPEGNGECHDSGDVMYMRAKFERVVGSRDSEAFYMMNPDSDGAPELSIYLLRV comes from the coding sequence ATGAAGACAATCATGGTAAGGAATTTCCATGATCTGTCCTCCAAGAAGCAGTTAAACTGGACAACTAAAGTCAGCAATGAAGAACAACAAGTAGCAGCAGAAGATCCATTCCTTAAAGCCACCTCATACACAAACAACACTGAAGATGTAAAAGCAGAAAACATAAAGTTATCTCCTTTGAAATATCCCCAAGtctcaacctccaaatcttctTCCTTAAACACTATTCTTGAAGACAAGACAGAGGACAAGAAGTTAATTCAAGAATCAGTAACAGCAACTTCAGCATCTGCTCCAACAGGGAGGAAAGCAGTGGCCAGGCTGAAATCTGTACTAACATCACTTGGTAGAAACAAAGGATATTTCCAACAAGGCCTAGGAACTAAAGTTGTGGGCACCCTTTTCGGACACAAGAAAGGACATGTACATTTTGCATTTCAGAAAGATCCCAATTCAAAGCCAGCTTTCTTGGTAGAATTAGCCACCCCTATAAGTGGATTAGTCCACGAAATGGCATCCGGATTGGTTAGGATTGCATTGGAATGTGacaaggaagaagaagagaaaaaatcaACTAGACTCATAGATGAGATTTTGTGGAGGACTTACTGTAATGGGAAGAAATGTGGCTTTGCAACAAGAAGGGAATGTGGGACAAAGGAATTGCAGATTCTGAAAGCTGTGGAGCCAATATCAATGGGTGCTGGTGTTTTACCAGAAGGGAATGGTGAGTGTCATGACTCAGGGGATGTGATGTATATGAGGGCAAAGTTTGAGAGAGTAGTGGGGTCTAGAGATTCAGAGGCTTTCTACATGATGAATCCTGATAGTGATGGAGCTCCTGAACTTAGTATTTACTTGCTCAGAGTTTAA